The Vulpes vulpes isolate BD-2025 chromosome 1, VulVul3, whole genome shotgun sequence genome contains the following window.
ACCACAACTCACTTGTATAAATGACTCAAATTGAGAAGACTATTCTTACTGGAAGCAGTATCATAGGCCTTTTGTACGCATAGGTAGGCAACAAAATGAGTGAAGAGATAATTATACAAACTTGAAAGGGTCAGTATATTTAAGTTGTTTGTGTTATGTTGAAGCCACCCCTGCACATCATACTACTTACTCCATCCTTCCATGAAGTTTTCAGAATGACATTAATTTCATGAATGCTGTCTTCCTCCTCTATTTTGGCTTTCACAAGCAAAACTATGAGGAAGTGACATGATTAATCAGTCTGCCCAAAAAGATGCTGTTTGCTTTCCCCTAGCTCCCTATCAATTCCCATCTGAAGGGtgaacattttttcctcttcaaatatcaaatcaaagtgtcacaaataagtaaatttttattttcctgaaagtaCATTGACAACTTTCTTTGCTAATGCACAAGGGGCAAACCTGAATGCTTTACCATCATGTTCAAAATCCATCATTTATATTAAGTTGGGGTAAAAACCAAAGTCTCTGAACTAGCCTCCAACGCATGTGTGGTCCCACCTGTGCTGGCCTCCCTGGCCCTATCTGGTTACTCCTAGCTTGTCCTTTTGTAATTCAGCACATTGTGCTTCTCCCATGATTCAGGCTCTCGGATTATCTAGGTCCTCCAATGGCCAAGGTCATGGGCATGACACATGTCCACAGGTAGCAATCACCATGTAGAAACGAAGACCCTCAAGTCACACCCAGATCTACTGACACAGAACCTGAATTTTTAACAAGATCTCTCTCTAGGAGACTCATAGGCATTAACATTTGAGGAGCACTGAGCTATGGCACCTCTCGCTGTGATGCTTTATCTTTGTTTCCCTTTGCACCTCCCTTGATCTTTCCCTAGTAAGATTTTTCATCAGATTTCAGCTTGAAGTTTGGAGTCAGGTCTAGGTCTGGAATGTGACCTGAAGTTTGCATGAGGAGGACAGTTTTCTTTGGGGTGGGTTCCTGAAGGGAATCTAGAACTTTGGCCTCATTAAAATCATGTAGGATCAGCTCAGACAAGAACATATTAATCAAAGCACTCAGAGTAACGCCTATTTCACAGATAAACCGATTTGCATGAACATGCCAGAGGTGTCACTTGTGGTGGAAAGTAATGGCATAAAGTTCAATTTCAACGGTTAAAACTAGAACTGAAATGTGACTTGATGTTTATGATCTCACAGGCTGTAATGCCCGATGGGACACCTGGACTTCGCATACACATTCGAGTCTGCAATGCCCAGAAGAATGGCTTAGTTTTGTCCTAAAGGGAGCCGTGGGGTACTATCAGaggaattttaatatttcattccttccttttttggcAAAAGCATATAGGTTTCTGATGATTGGTTGACTCTTACGTTTGAAGCAAATTGATATAAATAACCTTTTCTTGAGCTTTGTAAGTGAagcaaaaagaatgaatcagCGTGCAAAGACTTGCTGCCTATGTTATGGTCACTCTAGcggtattgtattttttttctcctttagaaaGCCTAACACTTTGAAGTGATTTCCTCAGATTTCTTATTAGATATGGGTAAGAGAGAAATGACTTCTATGACATTCATTAGTCTTTCTATATAAAGGTGAAATGCTGTTACACTTATAAGAATTTCACATTGGAATTACAGATGCCAAAAACAGGTGAATAATGGAAACCAAATAATCaataagttatatattttatgttgataGCCATAATCTAGATAAGCAAAATAGCTGTGAGATGAATTACTCTGTTAAACAATGTTTTATTATCCATTAACATAACTATAAtgactttataaataaaagtggtgaactgaaatgtgaaacatttaaaattttattttattttaaatattttatttatctattcatgagagacagagacacagggagagggagaagcaggctccatgcagggagcccaatgtgggactcgaaccggagtctccaggatcaggccctaggctgaagcccgcgctaaaccgccgagccaccccggctgcccacatttaaaaatttaaactgcaCTTAAGTATCACAGGTTTTAATGATTTCTACATAAGAAATCTTCCTGGTTATTCTGATTAAAAGTTTAGTTTTGTCTTACTGATCATATTTTctgattaaaacttttttttttttgatcaaaaCTTTTAAGGTAAGTCACTTGTATATTAACTCCATCCTTTCTGCCACTTCTGATAagaattttgttgactgttttgcCATATATGTAGCAAGAAATTGTCAGTTAGTGTCCTTTTGCAGCTCCAGCATGTGTGGCCTGGTAAATATCAGCACAAATAGAACCTGAGGATTTTCAATTATTTAGTGATTCAGGATGCATAGAAGGAAGTCCTTTTCAAATAAACAGGCCTTTAATAACGGCAATTGCTGGCCTTGATTAtctatgttatttatattttactttggtttttgGCTTAATCttattatgctaaaaaaaaaaaaaaaacaactgatggTGAAATAGTTCTCTCAAGTAAAACCAGCAGGATTTCCACAAAAGAACCTTCTACAAAAGTTCTAATcactgtaataaaaaatataaagcaacttttaaatatgaatGGAACTTTCAGGCAGTGCTAGTATACATATGAACAACACAGAGTGTATAAAGTTGAACTGAAAAACTCCTGCATAGACATAATCCCTAGGaaaataagtttggaaatttgaagaagagaaaaagaagattccAGAGTCGACAACTTTAAATGAAAACGGAAGTTAAGATAAACAgttacccccgcccccccaaactctgggcctttccttttctgttgttCGAGGCCTTTCTCTGatgtccttcctcctccttctctgtaGTCTTTCTCACACTTATCCATCCGTGTGTCCgttctctgcctatttctcttcCATCTCCTGATTTTTTCACCACCAAAATTTCTCCTCCTTATCTTGTCTCCTTATCTTTATGCAGTTCTCTCCCTTGAAAACTTTTACTAAAACAGTATCAGGAGAAAAATGTTCTATTTATCCACCCGCAGCAGACATACAACAGTTGTTCTCCACATTCTTGGAGGATTCAATGCCCTTTCCCTGCTCACTGTTGAGCAACTGGTTTCCCATTCACTGCTCAATATCCTCTGGTCTCAGCTGCATCACATAACAGAAATTGCTCTCACTAAAGCCACCACAAATCTCTCAGTCTCCACACTCAGTCACATCTATTCACTCCTTGTCCTTCAGAGCATCTATTTTATCAACTGGCACCATAACTCTCTTTGTCCTTCTTGAGTATCTTCCTCTATTTTTGTTCATGACACTCATCCATCCTGTTTCCCTTCTCTTCATGACCATTCTgctctgtttcctttcctgtcgTCTTCTTGTCTTTATCAGTGCCAGTCAGAACTACtagtttctttttgtaaaaaaagatttttatttatttattaatgagagacagagagagagagagacagagagagagagaagcagagacacaggcagagggagaagcaggctccacgctgggggccctgaggtaggacttgatcccaggtctccaggatcaggccctgggctgaaggtggcgctaaaccactgagccacccgggctgcccgaactACTAGTCTCAACAAGATATTATTTTTTGGAATGGATTCTAATATAGAAATGCTAGGAGATTAAAGGAAtcagctgagaaaaaaaatgggcagcaACAGAAGGAAGCAAGGCAGTCTATCAATAGCAAAAATCATGCCCCAACATTGACTCTATGAGGGTTACCGTCACTGCTCCTGCGTGGGAATGCCACTGTTCACACTGACTGGGTCATTGGTGTGGGTGCAGTATGCATTTGCTGCAACCTTCGTATTGTACCTTAGCAACTCAAATTcttgtcccttttcctctctcactCCAAATTCCAAATCCAGTGTGGATGGGTTTTAGTTGCCAAACCTACATCACAAGTGCCTTCATTTTAGTTATAAGGGGACAGGAAAGTCAGTTGTAGCTCTTTTGGTTCCCAGAGTGGATGGTAGATTTTGCCTGGCACCCAGATTATGTGGTAGAAAAGAGGACTGGCTATCTAAAAATGACATATATTCCCCCAAACCACGTTAATATACTTTGTCAGTTTAGTTCCTcacccttctcttccctttgtgtATTCCCCAATGTGTAGGTCAAACATGAGTATGCCTTGAGCTACCCTGATGCCTTCCAAGTCAATATTTGTAGTAGACGCACACAACAAAGCATATACCACCTGGATGTCCAGAGGACACTCTCTCTACAAACTGGCACGGCATCCTCATttcaatgatttttcaaaatttgaatatggttgacacacaatgttgcattagtttcaggcatacaacatagtgatttgactcATTTATACTTTGTGCTAGGTTGACCCCAAGTACAGCTGTCATCTGTTGCCATACATTGCTATcacaatattgttgactatattctttatgctgtgaCTTTTATCCATGACTtcttcatttcataactggaagcccaATCTCCCACCCTCCTTCACCATTTTGCCCAATTTTCCACCTCCTCTGTCTCTGGCAAAGAAgttgttctctatatttttaggtctgattctttgtttattcatttttttagacatcacatatgggtgaaatcatatggtatttgtctttctcattcagacttatttcatttagtgtaataGCCTGTTGTATCAAATGGCCTGATCTCATCCTTTTCTATAGCTGGGTAATATCCCATatcctatatctatatctatctatatctatatctatatctatatctatatctatatctatctatatctccattttgtgtatacacacacacacacacacacacacacagaccacatcttGCTTAGTCACTTATCTATAGATGAACACTTAAGTTGCTCGATATCCTGGCTATTCTAACTAaggctgcagtaaacataggggtgcatgtttctttcattttttaaaaattaaaatttaatttaccaATGTATAAtctccagtgctcatctcatgtATGTGTTTTCaaattgctgttttcattttctttgggtaaatgaaAATCTACCCAGTCACAAAGTGACTCCTATTCTTCACTGACCATCCTTTTACCTCCAATGTGTCACAAGAAGTGATGATGTCTCTACATTCTGAACTCTTTTCCATCGATCCCAGTGTCATTTCACCCATGGACTAGCTATATCACATGCATTTGAATCAGTTGGGGAGCAGGTTAAGATGCAGATTTATTAGATTTAATTCTTGACCCAGTAAATCCAATTCTAAAGAAACCCTCACAATCTATATTTTGCATGAAAAGTTCCTCAGAGAATTCCAATGTGTATTCTTGTTTGAAAACCAGTAGACAGCAGTAACATTTTCCTGACTGGTATTCCTGACCCCAACTTCATCTCCCTAGGGCCTATTTTCTACACTGccacaaatttatttaaaaaaaaaaaaaatcttatgtgggatgcctgggtggctcaatggttgagcatctgcctttgacttgggttgtgatccaggggtcctgggactgagtcctgcatcgggttccctacaaggaatctgcttctccctctgcctatgtctctgcctttctctgtgtctctcatgaataaagaaataatatctttaaaaaatgaaaataaataaaaatattacagtgCCTCACTCCCTTTTTCTCAGTGCATATTTCTTCCCTGATAAATAATGTTCAAGATCCTTCACATGCTATTCAACTCATTTTATAGCCCAGGCTCTTCAAGCCTCTTTCCCCTTCACCCTATGTCCATATCCTGGACACAGAATTTCCCTTTCATACTCAATCCTATCCCATAAATTTAGAAACTATgtataatgtcttttattttccccattctgtaatcatggcacatttaaaaaatggaaataattgcatttatttcCAAACCCCCCCGAACAGATTCCATCTATCACCAGGTAACACACAAAACTGAGAGGGCATTCGGATGTGCGTAACTTCCTTAAACTCTCCTCCCTATATTTCCTGTCATAAATTGAATGAATTTTTGGTCATTTGTTCAATTTCATTTCAGAAAGCACCCAGTGAGgacatggaaaaggaaaatgcaaCATTGCTGACGGAGCTGATTCTCACAGGACTCACACATGAACCACAGTGGAAAATCCCTCTATTTTTGATGTTCTTGGTTATCTATCTTCTCACTATTGTGGGGAACCTTGGTCTGATTGCTCTCATCTGGAATGACCCTCAGCTTCACATCCCCATGTACTTGTTCCTTGGCAGTCTGGCATTTGTGGATGCTTGGTTATCATCCACAGTGACCCCCAAAATGCTGGTCAGTTTCTTTGCCAAGAGCAAAAcgatctctctctctgaatgtatgatacagtttttttcctttgcaatcaGTGCAACGACAGAATGTTTTTTGCTGGCAACAATGGCTTATGATCGCTATGTGGCCATATGCAAACCATTAACTTACCCAGTGATTATGTCCAATACACTGTGCATCCGGCTGATACTTTCGTCATTTTTAGGAGGACTTCTTCATGCCATAAttcatagttcttttttattcagaTTAACCTTCTGCAATTCTATCATAGTACATCATTTTTACTGTGATGTTATACCATTGTTTAAGATCTCCTGTACTGATCCTTCTATTAACTATCTGatggtatttattttctctgggtCAATACAAGTCTTCACCATTGTGACTGTTCTTGTCTCCTACACACTAGTGCTCTTTACAATATTAAGAAAGAAGTCTCTACAAGGCATAAAAAAAGCCTTCTCCACCTGTGGGGCCCatctcttttctgtgtctttatACTATGGCCCCCTCCTTTTCATGTATGTGCGCCCTAGATCTGCACAGGCAGATGATCAAGACATGATGGACTCTCTATTTTACACTGTCATAATTCCGGTGTTAAATCCAATGATCTATAGCCTGAGAAATAAGAAAGTTATAGattcaatgagaaaaatgttaaagagacATGCTTAGTACTCATAGTAACATCTGTTCTTCTTCCACTAAAACAACACAGAATTGTGCAGATTAGATGTTGCTATATGTTCGCTAGTGTTCAAATTTTTTGCAGGTATAATTGCCCTAGCATTCAAATGCCTTAAAGTGGGAATACAAATAAACCATCATAAATATGTGGATATATTATTGAAAAAGATAGAATTTTATTCAAGTGTTCATGtcatactaaa
Protein-coding sequences here:
- the LOC112913743 gene encoding olfactory receptor 5H2-like, with the protein product MEKENATLLTELILTGLTHEPQWKIPLFLMFLVIYLLTIVGNLGLIALIWNDPQLHIPMYLFLGSLAFVDAWLSSTVTPKMLVSFFAKSKTISLSECMIQFFSFAISATTECFLLATMAYDRYVAICKPLTYPVIMSNTLCIRLILSSFLGGLLHAIIHSSFLFRLTFCNSIIVHHFYCDVIPLFKISCTDPSINYLMVFIFSGSIQVFTIVTVLVSYTLVLFTILRKKSLQGIKKAFSTCGAHLFSVSLYYGPLLFMYVRPRSAQADDQDMMDSLFYTVIIPVLNPMIYSLRNKKVIDSMRKMLKRHA